From the Leucobacter denitrificans genome, one window contains:
- a CDS encoding VOC family protein: MNITIHTTVLPHIDPEASLAFYRDALDFEVRSDVGQGEMRWITVGPKNQPETCILLAPPFADPGITDDEKRVVTEMMAKGTYGWIMLAAPNLDETFERVQGHDVEVVQEPTDQPYGTRDCAFRDPAGNMVRIQEVAG, from the coding sequence ATGAATATCACTATCCACACCACAGTTCTTCCGCACATTGACCCCGAAGCATCACTTGCCTTCTATCGCGACGCACTCGATTTCGAGGTGCGCAGCGATGTGGGGCAGGGTGAAATGCGGTGGATCACGGTTGGTCCAAAGAACCAGCCCGAAACCTGCATTCTGCTCGCGCCGCCGTTCGCCGACCCAGGTATCACCGATGATGAGAAGCGCGTCGTTACCGAGATGATGGCGAAGGGCACATATGGGTGGATCATGCTCGCCGCCCCAAACCTCGACGAAACGTTTGAGCGCGTGCAAGGCCACGATGTTGAGGTCGTACAGGAGCCGACCGACCAGCCGTATGGCACCCGGGATTGCGCATTCAGAGATCCGGCAGGCAACATGGTGCGCATTCAAGAGGTCGCCGGGTAA
- a CDS encoding helix-turn-helix transcriptional regulator yields the protein MCHSEWAKAKEAERAKQSFADLSRLRRVRDRIDREYAKPLNVEEIARAEHMSAGHLSRQFKEAYGESPYAYLMTRRIERAMALLRRGDMLVTDVCIEVGCASLGTFTTRFTELVGMSPGAFRRAAASEAAGPEAVDPAPREPASLQGVPACIAKQVARPVR from the coding sequence ATGTGCCACTCCGAGTGGGCGAAAGCCAAAGAGGCAGAGCGCGCCAAGCAGAGCTTCGCTGATCTGTCGCGTCTCCGTCGCGTGCGCGACCGCATAGACCGTGAATATGCGAAGCCGCTCAATGTCGAGGAGATCGCTCGGGCAGAGCACATGTCTGCGGGCCACTTGAGCCGGCAGTTCAAAGAGGCCTACGGTGAGTCTCCGTATGCGTATCTCATGACGCGGCGCATCGAGCGAGCGATGGCGCTCCTTCGGCGCGGCGACATGCTCGTCACCGACGTCTGCATCGAGGTTGGGTGTGCTTCGCTCGGCACCTTCACCACTCGCTTCACCGAGCTGGTGGGCATGTCGCCCGGCGCGTTTCGTCGCGCGGCGGCGAGCGAGGCGGCGGGTCCTGAGGCGGTGGATCCCGCACCTCGTGAGCCAGCCTCACTTCAGGGCGTGCCAGCGTGTATCGCGAAGCAGGTCGCGCGCCCCGTGCGTTAG
- a CDS encoding HdeD family acid-resistance protein, with the protein MSATRLANAISREEMRMTWELIPDASGPQNTPGNGSGSPKRSASPRWVMLLIGIVVALLGAALVVWPFFAASRIVAILVGAALIANGVAAIVGTPVRALGAPAGVLLIVLGLFALAFPEFTVSMLVGFVAFLMLLFGGIWLLIAIRLRTRIRPLFIVLPALVVALGLVALFFPAVALTVAALAAGVVTLLIGGSIVWGALALRRGTLPRD; encoded by the coding sequence GTGAGCGCAACACGCCTCGCGAATGCGATCAGCAGGGAGGAGATGCGCATGACCTGGGAGCTCATTCCCGACGCGTCTGGCCCGCAGAACACGCCGGGTAACGGCAGCGGCAGCCCGAAGCGTAGCGCTAGTCCGCGGTGGGTCATGCTGCTCATCGGCATCGTGGTCGCGCTCCTCGGCGCTGCGCTAGTGGTGTGGCCGTTCTTCGCGGCGAGCCGCATCGTGGCGATCCTCGTCGGTGCAGCGCTCATCGCGAACGGAGTCGCGGCAATCGTCGGCACACCAGTGCGCGCGCTCGGCGCGCCAGCTGGCGTGCTCCTCATTGTTCTCGGGCTCTTCGCGCTCGCATTCCCTGAGTTCACAGTCAGTATGCTTGTGGGCTTTGTCGCGTTCTTGATGCTGCTGTTCGGCGGTATTTGGTTGCTCATCGCGATCCGTCTGCGCACGAGAATACGCCCCCTGTTCATCGTGCTCCCAGCGCTCGTGGTCGCTCTCGGTCTCGTCGCACTGTTCTTCCCCGCCGTCGCGCTCACGGTTGCGGCGCTCGCCGCGGGTGTGGTCACGCTCCTCATCGGTGGATCGATCGTCTGGGGTGCGCTCGCACTTCGCCGCGGCACGCTTCCCAGAGACTGA
- the pstB gene encoding phosphate ABC transporter ATP-binding protein PstB — MSKRIEVSDLNVYYSKFLAVEDVSLAIEPRSVTAFIGPSGCGKSTFLRTLNRMHETINGARVEGKVLLDGEDLYGPGVDPVLVRRQVGMVFQRPNPFPTMSIRDNVLAGVKLNDRRISKSDADALVEKSLRGANLWNEVKDRLEKPGGGLSGGQQQRLCIARAIAVEPEVLLMDEPCSALDPISTLAIEDLIEELKQQYTIVIVTHNMQQASRVSDRTAFFNIAGTGKPGKLIEYNDTTTIFGSPSVQATEDYVSGRFG, encoded by the coding sequence ATGTCGAAGCGCATCGAAGTTTCAGACCTCAACGTCTACTACTCAAAGTTTCTCGCGGTCGAGGATGTCTCGCTCGCAATCGAGCCCCGCTCGGTCACCGCATTCATCGGCCCGTCGGGCTGCGGCAAGTCGACATTCTTGCGCACCCTGAATCGCATGCACGAAACCATCAATGGCGCACGCGTCGAAGGCAAGGTGCTACTCGACGGCGAAGATCTCTACGGCCCGGGTGTTGACCCAGTGCTCGTGCGCCGCCAGGTTGGCATGGTATTCCAGCGCCCGAACCCCTTCCCCACCATGTCGATTCGCGACAACGTGCTCGCAGGCGTCAAGCTCAACGACCGTCGCATCTCGAAGAGCGATGCAGACGCGCTCGTCGAGAAGTCGCTACGGGGCGCGAACCTGTGGAACGAAGTGAAGGATCGCCTCGAAAAGCCGGGCGGCGGTCTCTCGGGCGGCCAGCAGCAGCGTCTGTGCATCGCTCGCGCGATCGCCGTCGAGCCAGAGGTCTTGCTCATGGACGAGCCATGCTCGGCGCTCGACCCGATCTCAACACTCGCGATTGAGGACCTCATCGAGGAGCTCAAGCAGCAGTACACGATCGTCATCGTGACGCACAACATGCAGCAGGCCTCGCGCGTCTCCGACCGAACCGCCTTCTTCAACATCGCGGGCACCGGCAAGCCGGGCAAGCTCATCGAATACAACGACACAACGACAATCTTCGGCTCGCCCTCAGTGCAGGCGACCGAGGATTACGTGTCGGGTCGCTTCGGATAG
- the pstA gene encoding phosphate ABC transporter permease PstA, translated as MSLTGSLTSTTRRRKFTDRFVTVLVTCAFLLALVPLISLTATVVANGVARFDVEFFNSSMRNITGEGGGALHAMIGTLLITLAATIISVPLGLMTSIYLVEYGRGRLAQIITFLVDVMTGIPSIVAGLFAYAAFVLILGPGVRMGIVGAVSLAVLMIPVVVRSSEEMLRLVPDELREASYALGVPKWRTILKIVLPTAMAGITTGVMLAIARVIGETAPLLITAGFTASMNYNLFADRMQSLPVYVYTQFANQGNPAFAFIERAWAAALLLIIIVMALNLIARLIAKKFSPSSR; from the coding sequence ATGTCTCTCACCGGATCCCTCACTTCGACGACCAGGCGCCGCAAGTTCACTGACCGCTTCGTGACTGTGCTCGTCACCTGCGCCTTCCTGCTCGCGCTCGTTCCACTCATTTCGCTCACGGCAACCGTCGTCGCGAACGGTGTCGCACGTTTCGATGTCGAATTCTTCAACTCATCGATGCGCAACATCACCGGCGAGGGTGGCGGCGCACTTCACGCGATGATCGGAACGCTGCTCATCACGCTTGCGGCGACGATCATCTCGGTTCCGCTAGGACTCATGACCTCGATCTATCTCGTCGAGTACGGCCGCGGTCGACTCGCCCAGATCATCACCTTCCTCGTCGACGTGATGACCGGCATTCCTTCGATCGTCGCGGGCCTGTTCGCCTACGCGGCGTTCGTGCTCATCCTCGGCCCCGGAGTGCGCATGGGTATCGTTGGCGCGGTGTCTCTCGCGGTCCTCATGATCCCGGTGGTCGTTCGCTCAAGCGAAGAAATGCTGCGACTCGTGCCCGACGAGCTGCGCGAGGCGTCATACGCGCTCGGCGTGCCGAAGTGGCGCACGATTCTCAAGATCGTGCTCCCCACCGCAATGGCAGGTATTACGACGGGTGTCATGCTCGCAATTGCCCGCGTCATCGGCGAAACCGCGCCGCTCCTCATCACCGCAGGATTCACCGCGAGCATGAACTACAACCTGTTCGCCGACCGCATGCAGTCGCTGCCGGTGTACGTGTACACCCAGTTCGCAAACCAGGGCAACCCAGCATTCGCGTTCATTGAGCGCGCATGGGCCGCAGCCCTGCTCCTCATCATCATCGTCATGGCGCTGAACCTCATCGCTCGTCTCATCGCGAAGAAGTTCTCACCGAGCTCCCGCTGA
- the pstC gene encoding phosphate ABC transporter permease subunit PstC → MTSVTNASRKVLSRGDRVFSRTAVVSGSMILVILAAVAVFLIVQSLPALVADSESASILTTNFWGYVGPLIFGTVWAAILALAIALPLSIGIALFISHYAPRKLAQSLGYLIDLLSAVPSVVYGLWGILVLAPALRPIYVWINEYLGWIPLFGGVVTGTGRTILTAAIVLAVMILPVMTAISREVFLQAPKLHEEAALALGATRWEMIRMSVIPFARPGIVSGAMLGLGRALGETMAVAMVLSATGNVTFELLTSDNPSTIAANIALTFPEAYGENVNVLIATGLILFIVTFIVNAVARWIVSRQNAKAGA, encoded by the coding sequence GTGACCTCAGTTACGAACGCATCGCGCAAGGTGCTCAGCCGCGGCGATCGAGTGTTCTCACGCACAGCAGTTGTGTCTGGGAGCATGATCCTTGTCATTCTCGCCGCCGTCGCCGTATTTCTCATTGTGCAGAGTCTGCCCGCGCTCGTCGCAGACAGTGAGTCCGCGTCGATTCTCACCACAAACTTCTGGGGTTACGTCGGTCCCCTCATCTTTGGAACGGTGTGGGCCGCAATCCTTGCGCTCGCAATCGCGCTGCCGCTGTCAATCGGCATCGCACTGTTCATCTCGCACTACGCGCCCCGCAAGCTCGCGCAGTCACTCGGCTACCTCATCGACCTGCTCTCGGCGGTCCCGAGTGTCGTGTACGGCCTGTGGGGCATTTTGGTGCTTGCGCCCGCACTTCGTCCCATTTATGTGTGGATCAATGAGTACCTCGGGTGGATCCCCCTCTTCGGCGGTGTCGTTACCGGTACCGGCCGCACAATTCTCACCGCAGCGATCGTGCTCGCGGTCATGATCCTTCCCGTGATGACGGCGATCTCGCGCGAGGTGTTCTTGCAGGCACCGAAGCTGCACGAGGAAGCGGCGCTCGCGCTGGGCGCGACCCGGTGGGAAATGATCCGCATGTCGGTAATTCCGTTCGCCCGCCCCGGCATTGTGTCGGGTGCCATGCTCGGCCTCGGCCGCGCACTCGGTGAGACCATGGCCGTCGCGATGGTGCTCTCTGCAACGGGCAATGTCACGTTCGAGCTACTTACCTCCGATAACCCGTCAACGATTGCCGCGAACATCGCCCTCACGTTCCCAGAGGCGTACGGCGAAAATGTGAACGTACTTATTGCCACCGGCCTCATTCTCTTCATCGTCACCTTCATCGTGAACGCGGTAGCGCGGTGGATCGTGAGCCGTCAGAACGCAAAGGCTGGAGCGTAA
- the pstS gene encoding phosphate ABC transporter substrate-binding protein PstS — translation MKFSPSMKVAVAAGAALLMLTGCAANEAAPATDEAQASSLSGTLAGAGASSQDAAQQSGWIAGFQTANADVTINYDPSGSGAGRESLQQGAVAFAGSDRAFKVDEIEAGPFDACLTNDIIEIPAYISPIAIIFNVEGVSDLNLDAATMANIFNGSITNWNDPAIAEMNPDASLPDQAIVAVHRSDKSGTTGNFTDYLAAAAPEAWTAGSVEEWPAEISGGEAAQGTSGVVEAVKNGVGTIGYADASKAGDLSTVKVKVGEEFIAYSPEAAAAIVDASPLEDGRSAGDLAIELDRASTAEGVYPIVLISYLIGCEQYADEANAELVKEYFSYIVSEEGQKAAETAAGSAPISDTLREKAVAAVDMIS, via the coding sequence GTGAAGTTCTCACCCTCAATGAAGGTAGCGGTTGCTGCAGGCGCCGCCCTCCTCATGCTCACCGGTTGCGCTGCGAACGAAGCCGCACCGGCAACTGACGAAGCTCAGGCGTCATCACTGTCAGGCACCCTCGCCGGTGCTGGCGCTTCGTCACAGGATGCTGCGCAGCAGTCAGGTTGGATCGCTGGCTTCCAGACCGCAAACGCAGACGTCACCATCAACTACGATCCCTCGGGTTCGGGTGCTGGCCGTGAGTCGCTCCAGCAGGGTGCGGTTGCATTCGCTGGTTCTGACCGCGCATTCAAGGTCGATGAGATCGAAGCTGGTCCGTTCGACGCATGCTTGACGAACGACATCATTGAGATCCCCGCATACATCTCGCCGATCGCGATTATCTTCAACGTTGAGGGCGTTTCAGACCTCAACCTTGATGCCGCAACCATGGCGAACATCTTCAATGGTTCGATCACGAACTGGAACGATCCAGCCATTGCTGAGATGAACCCAGATGCTTCACTCCCTGACCAGGCAATCGTTGCGGTGCACCGCTCAGATAAGTCGGGCACGACCGGCAACTTCACCGATTACCTCGCAGCAGCTGCCCCAGAGGCATGGACCGCAGGTTCGGTTGAGGAGTGGCCAGCCGAGATCAGCGGTGGCGAGGCAGCCCAGGGCACCTCTGGCGTCGTTGAGGCAGTGAAGAATGGCGTTGGCACCATTGGTTACGCTGACGCATCGAAGGCTGGCGACCTCAGCACCGTCAAGGTGAAGGTTGGCGAAGAGTTCATCGCTTACAGCCCTGAGGCAGCAGCCGCTATCGTCGACGCTTCACCGCTCGAAGACGGCCGCAGCGCGGGTGACCTCGCAATCGAACTCGATCGCGCAAGCACCGCTGAGGGCGTCTACCCAATCGTGCTCATCAGCTACCTCATCGGCTGCGAGCAGTACGCTGACGAGGCAAACGCTGAACTAGTCAAGGAGTACTTCAGCTACATCGTGAGCGAAGAGGGCCAGAAGGCCGCTGAGACCGCAGCCGGCTCGGCTCCGATCTCTGACACGCTCCGCGAGAAGGCAGTCGCAGCGGTCGACATGATCAGCTAA
- a CDS encoding CapA family protein — translation MRNRRLQIVRGMGAGVAGLALLLGAVGCAPEPEPAPEPAPVAPTPEPEPEPEPMPGVGPECPTNHCVSVAFAGDFLFHQGLWSPFAIPTNDAGQNFDFMPLFEGAKPYLDKADLAIYQQETPLSAPGGPYAGFPLFSTPPEVADAAKAIGFDVATTASNHSVDMGTEGLVRTLDKLDAVGLQHTGTYRAEGERDVPLIVEANGVKIAIITSTYGLNGNYSEFPWQVDFSGIDFDLDVERSIEKAKKAREMGADLVIGIQHNGAEYWSEPTVEQTADAHALMDSGEFDFMYDHHTHSIQPFEMYNGKWILYGTGNFISESAPADTQVNNEFLLSRIQFAKQEDGSWTTNDLAWTVATNTQNGGYKWCSVAADAPQGVCQWPEFDAGVLERTRATVNSMGAAEHGLREWLITEEQ, via the coding sequence ATGCGAAATAGGAGACTTCAGATCGTACGGGGTATGGGAGCTGGAGTCGCAGGCCTCGCGTTACTACTCGGGGCAGTGGGTTGCGCGCCTGAACCGGAGCCCGCGCCAGAGCCTGCTCCCGTTGCTCCTACGCCCGAGCCTGAGCCCGAACCAGAGCCAATGCCGGGCGTGGGGCCCGAATGCCCAACCAACCACTGCGTGAGTGTCGCGTTTGCAGGTGACTTCCTGTTCCACCAAGGGTTGTGGTCGCCATTTGCGATTCCGACAAATGACGCGGGGCAGAACTTTGATTTTATGCCGCTCTTTGAAGGTGCGAAGCCTTACCTAGACAAGGCCGACCTTGCGATCTATCAGCAAGAAACCCCGCTTTCTGCGCCGGGTGGGCCATACGCGGGGTTCCCGCTGTTCAGCACGCCGCCAGAGGTTGCAGACGCGGCCAAAGCCATTGGGTTTGATGTCGCCACGACCGCTTCGAACCACAGCGTCGACATGGGCACCGAGGGTCTCGTGCGCACGCTCGACAAGCTCGACGCGGTTGGCCTGCAGCACACCGGCACCTATCGCGCAGAGGGCGAGCGCGACGTTCCTCTCATCGTCGAGGCCAATGGGGTGAAGATCGCGATCATCACCTCCACCTACGGACTCAACGGTAACTATAGCGAGTTCCCGTGGCAGGTTGATTTTAGCGGCATCGACTTCGATCTCGACGTCGAGCGGTCTATCGAGAAAGCGAAGAAGGCGCGCGAGATGGGGGCCGATCTGGTGATAGGCATTCAGCACAACGGTGCCGAGTACTGGTCAGAACCCACGGTCGAGCAGACAGCCGATGCACACGCGCTCATGGACAGCGGTGAGTTTGACTTCATGTACGACCACCACACGCACTCGATTCAGCCCTTTGAGATGTACAACGGCAAGTGGATCCTCTACGGAACCGGCAACTTCATCAGCGAATCTGCCCCCGCCGACACTCAGGTCAACAACGAGTTCTTGCTCTCGCGCATTCAGTTCGCGAAGCAGGAAGACGGAAGCTGGACCACGAACGACCTCGCATGGACGGTCGCGACAAACACGCAGAATGGTGGGTACAAGTGGTGTTCAGTCGCAGCCGACGCACCGCAGGGCGTGTGCCAGTGGCCCGAGTTCGATGCGGGCGTGCTTGAGCGCACCCGCGCGACCGTCAACTCGATGGGTGCCGCCGAGCACGGCCTCCGCGAATGGTTGATTACTGAGGAACAGTAG
- a CDS encoding diacylglycerol/lipid kinase family protein, protein MGAVPSNTAPFGVVVNPRSALGRGARSAKKVLRALERASIPARVITGRDAIHCQQRVREECQTGELRGLILIGGDGLIGLVIQVPEARDLPIGIVPAGSGNDFASQFALSHHPARAIARILAAEPRPQRVDLGVVSLPNGRTHWFAGALNVGFDAAINRRANAIGLPLGPLRYQLGLLAELTVLKSRRFTISGDAGERTFSGLLATVMNTRAVGGGIPLAPRASVTDGELNLVEVTHAGKLRVLSVLGRLARGTHESLPEVTITKVRHIRIEADAEIAYSDGEPVGTGPFEVHIAPGALTLLA, encoded by the coding sequence GTGGGCGCCGTTCCTTCGAATACCGCCCCATTCGGGGTCGTCGTGAACCCGCGCTCTGCGCTCGGCCGCGGGGCCCGGTCAGCAAAGAAGGTATTGCGAGCGCTCGAGCGAGCGAGCATTCCGGCGCGGGTCATTACCGGCCGCGACGCGATCCACTGTCAACAACGAGTGCGAGAAGAGTGCCAAACCGGTGAGCTTCGCGGGCTCATTCTGATCGGTGGTGACGGGCTCATCGGGCTCGTCATTCAGGTGCCCGAAGCGCGCGATCTGCCGATAGGCATCGTGCCTGCGGGCAGCGGTAATGACTTCGCGAGTCAGTTCGCACTCAGTCATCACCCGGCTCGCGCAATCGCCCGCATTCTGGCCGCAGAGCCGCGGCCTCAGCGAGTGGATCTCGGAGTGGTGTCGCTGCCGAATGGGCGCACACACTGGTTCGCAGGGGCACTCAACGTAGGGTTCGACGCAGCAATTAATCGAAGAGCAAATGCGATCGGCTTGCCCCTCGGGCCCCTGCGGTATCAGCTCGGGTTGCTCGCCGAGCTCACGGTGCTCAAGTCGCGTAGATTCACGATTTCTGGCGACGCGGGCGAGCGCACATTCTCCGGCTTGCTCGCAACTGTGATGAACACCCGCGCTGTCGGCGGCGGTATCCCGCTCGCGCCAAGAGCTTCGGTGACCGACGGTGAACTCAACCTGGTCGAGGTCACGCATGCTGGCAAGCTCCGGGTGCTGAGCGTGCTCGGCAGGCTGGCACGTGGCACGCACGAGTCCCTCCCCGAGGTAACCATCACGAAGGTGCGGCACATACGCATCGAGGCAGATGCCGAAATCGCCTACTCTGACGGAGAGCCCGTAGGAACCGGCCCCTTCGAGGTGCACATCGCCCCGGGAGCGCTCACGCTCCTCGCGTAG
- a CDS encoding NUDIX hydrolase, whose protein sequence is MAKRIFAAGTIPWRIVTDEAGKSQLMVLLIHRTKQRDVSFPKGKLDPGESMPQAAVRETREETGLKVKLGVCLGTINYELPNGAEKIVQYWAAKVTPKKALASTFKPNGEIQALEWVLAKNARELLTYEADRELFDVFMRLTEPGLIDTFSVTLLRHAKAEPRSETFPVDHQRPLSPTGLHQAEMLAPILASFGPKRIYSSTADRCLSTVAPLAHLLGKGVRERVSLSQGFWDTGDLAETRKLIGKIVKRGKSVVVCSHRPVLPDLARELVLASGSLPGSYLDEATALPPAGFSVFHFSKKRPGAGILGVETYPLKHGAPQSTAPQHS, encoded by the coding sequence ATGGCGAAGCGCATATTCGCGGCAGGCACGATTCCCTGGCGAATCGTCACAGACGAAGCCGGTAAGTCTCAGCTCATGGTGCTGCTCATTCACCGCACGAAACAGCGCGACGTGTCGTTTCCGAAGGGCAAGCTCGACCCTGGCGAGAGCATGCCGCAGGCCGCGGTTCGTGAGACGCGAGAAGAGACGGGCCTCAAGGTAAAACTTGGGGTGTGTCTCGGCACCATCAACTACGAGCTGCCGAACGGTGCCGAGAAGATCGTGCAGTATTGGGCGGCGAAGGTCACTCCGAAGAAGGCGCTCGCTTCGACGTTCAAACCAAACGGTGAGATTCAAGCACTCGAGTGGGTGCTTGCGAAGAATGCTCGAGAGCTACTCACCTACGAGGCCGATCGTGAACTCTTCGACGTGTTCATGCGGCTCACCGAGCCGGGGCTCATCGACACATTCTCGGTGACATTGCTACGTCACGCGAAGGCCGAACCTCGCAGTGAGACCTTCCCGGTGGATCATCAGCGCCCCCTCTCACCCACGGGTCTGCACCAGGCAGAAATGCTCGCCCCGATCCTCGCGTCATTTGGCCCGAAGCGCATCTACTCGTCGACTGCCGATCGCTGCCTCAGCACTGTTGCTCCGCTCGCTCACCTTCTCGGAAAGGGAGTGCGAGAGCGTGTGAGCTTGAGCCAGGGCTTCTGGGACACTGGCGACCTTGCCGAAACGCGAAAACTCATTGGCAAGATCGTGAAGCGCGGCAAGTCTGTGGTGGTGTGCAGCCATCGCCCCGTGCTCCCCGACCTTGCACGCGAGCTCGTGCTCGCGAGTGGCAGCCTTCCGGGCTCATATCTCGATGAAGCGACGGCTCTGCCGCCCGCGGGATTCTCGGTGTTTCACTTCTCAAAGAAACGCCCAGGAGCAGGAATTCTGGGAGTCGAGACGTACCCGTTGAAGCACGGGGCGCCGCAGTCCACCGCACCGCAGCACTCGTGA
- a CDS encoding RNA degradosome polyphosphate kinase, with the protein MSEETREIQVINDGTLPADRYIDRELSWLAFNQRVLELAEDETIPLLERANFLAIFASNLDEFFMVRVAGLKRRILTGLAVPTNVGRAPTDVLAEINHAAYELQRRHSRCFAEQVKPQLSEAGVHIVEWDTLDNADREVLTNYYQHHIYPVLMPLAVDPAHPFPYISGRALNLSIRVLNPTTDKIEFARLKVPQMIPRYVRVDRRETDDNVRFIPLEELIANQLDGLFPGMEVIDHHVFRVTRNEDVEIEEDETENLIQALEKELLRRRFGPPIRLEISDDMDAATLELLVREFDIDMEQVYTLPAPLDLSGLFALGGVRRPDLRYQPHIPVTHPMFRTNSPSDKPDTFSAIARREVLVHHPYESFATSVQAFIEQAATDPDVLAIKQTLYRTSGDSPIVASLIKAAEAGKQVLALVEVKARFDEEANITWARKLEQAGVHVVYGLVGLKTHCKLIQVIREESGQLAHYCHIGTGNYNPKTSRIYEDFGLFTSSPEIGRDVTKLFNVLSGYAIETDYNRLLVAPLQLRSGLLERIEREAEHARNGRKSKIRLKANSMVDEDIIDALYRASQAGVPIEIWVRGICSIRAGVPGLSETIRVRSVLGRYLEHSRIYAFDNDGDREIYIGSADLMHRNLDRRIEVLVALSEREHFARIDKFFEFAFSDDVSSWRMLPDGTWHRSVVSETGEPLPDLQDLVMVDRTRARRR; encoded by the coding sequence ATGAGCGAAGAGACCCGCGAAATTCAGGTGATCAATGACGGGACGTTGCCCGCAGATCGCTACATTGATCGTGAGCTGAGTTGGCTCGCGTTCAATCAGAGAGTGCTCGAACTCGCAGAAGATGAGACGATTCCGCTGCTCGAACGCGCAAACTTTCTCGCAATCTTTGCTTCGAACCTCGACGAGTTTTTCATGGTGCGGGTTGCCGGCCTGAAGCGCCGCATTCTTACGGGGCTTGCGGTACCGACGAATGTCGGCCGCGCTCCGACCGACGTGCTCGCAGAGATTAACCATGCGGCATACGAACTGCAGCGTCGCCACTCGCGGTGCTTTGCTGAGCAGGTCAAGCCACAGCTCTCTGAAGCTGGCGTGCACATTGTCGAGTGGGACACGCTCGACAATGCCGACCGCGAAGTGCTTACAAACTATTACCAGCACCACATCTACCCCGTGCTCATGCCGCTCGCGGTCGACCCAGCGCACCCGTTCCCATACATCTCGGGCCGCGCGCTCAACCTCTCGATCCGTGTGCTCAACCCGACGACCGACAAGATCGAGTTTGCGCGGTTGAAGGTGCCTCAGATGATCCCCCGCTACGTTCGTGTGGATCGGCGGGAGACCGACGACAACGTGCGCTTTATCCCGCTCGAAGAGCTCATTGCCAATCAGCTCGATGGTCTCTTCCCGGGTATGGAAGTGATTGATCACCACGTCTTCCGCGTCACGCGCAATGAGGATGTTGAGATCGAGGAAGACGAGACCGAGAACCTTATTCAGGCGCTCGAGAAAGAGTTGCTGCGGCGGCGATTTGGTCCTCCGATCCGCCTCGAAATCTCTGATGATATGGACGCGGCGACGCTCGAACTACTCGTACGCGAGTTCGACATCGACATGGAGCAGGTGTACACGCTGCCCGCCCCACTTGATCTGTCGGGTCTGTTCGCGCTCGGCGGTGTGCGCCGACCTGATCTGCGATACCAGCCGCACATTCCGGTGACTCACCCGATGTTCCGCACGAACTCGCCGAGTGACAAACCCGACACGTTCAGTGCGATCGCGAGACGTGAAGTTCTCGTGCACCACCCCTACGAGTCGTTTGCGACGAGCGTGCAGGCCTTCATTGAGCAGGCCGCGACCGACCCAGATGTGCTCGCGATCAAGCAGACCCTGTACCGCACCTCTGGCGATAGCCCCATCGTGGCGTCACTCATTAAGGCGGCAGAAGCAGGCAAGCAGGTGCTCGCACTTGTTGAGGTGAAGGCGCGGTTCGATGAAGAGGCCAACATCACCTGGGCCCGCAAGCTCGAACAGGCTGGCGTGCACGTCGTATATGGCCTCGTTGGCCTGAAGACGCACTGCAAGCTCATCCAGGTGATCCGAGAAGAGAGCGGCCAGCTCGCTCATTACTGCCACATCGGCACAGGCAACTACAATCCGAAGACCAGTCGAATCTACGAAGACTTCGGGCTCTTCACCTCGTCACCTGAGATTGGCCGCGATGTCACGAAGCTCTTCAACGTGCTTTCGGGGTACGCGATCGAGACCGACTACAACCGCCTACTTGTGGCGCCACTCCAGCTGCGCAGTGGCCTGCTCGAGCGCATCGAGCGAGAGGCCGAGCACGCGCGAAACGGTCGCAAGAGCAAGATCCGCCTCAAAGCCAACTCGATGGTTGACGAAGACATCATCGATGCGCTGTACCGCGCGAGCCAGGCGGGCGTGCCGATCGAGATCTGGGTGCGCGGCATCTGTTCGATTCGTGCAGGGGTGCCCGGGCTCTCGGAGACGATCCGAGTGCGCTCGGTGCTCGGTAGGTATCTCGAGCACTCGCGAATTTATGCGTTCGACAATGACGGCGACCGTGAGATTTACATCGGCAGTGCCGACCTCATGCACCGCAATCTCGACCGCCGCATCGAGGTGCTCGTCGCGCTTTCAGAGCGCGAACACTTCGCGCGCATCGACAAGTTCTTCGAGTTCGCGTTTAGCGATGACGTATCGTCATGGCGCATGCTCCCCGACGGCACCTGGCACCGTAGCGTGGTGAGCGAGACGGGCGAGCCGCTTCCAGATCTGCAAGATCTGGTGATGGTCGATCGCACGAGAGCTCGGAGAAGGTAA